The DNA sequence TCATGAATCCTATGCTAACAGATGTCGAGGTTGTTGGTGTCCAGGTGTTACAAGAAAATGGGTCGTCGCCCAGCCTGAAGTCACTCTGGACTCTCCAAAACCAGAACACTGAGTTTGTCTTCTGGGCGTTTTAAAGGATaaaggatcctgtttgtggctCAGAGGTGCAACCTGGCAGATTTACTGGCATCATTCCTCacccttttattttgaaaagcatATTCATGACATGCACCATTTCCTGTGTTATTACGCTGCTGTTCACGCCTGTACGCTGCACAGGTGCAGCTCACAGGTAAGGTCTTGTTATAGGACAGGTATCAGCCAGGTGGGTCAACGTTTCAGTGCATTACCttcatcaggaaaaaaaaaaaagatctgtgACATATGATGTTTTGAACTGTGAcattatttgaatgttttagaGTTGAAACCTTTAATCAGTTTGTCcctgaacaaaaagaaaaagcagcttTCAGAGTCTTTGGACTGCAGCTCGGCTTCATGTCGGACTCTGACAGAGACCTTTAGCTTATTGATCACTAATTTATTAACTGACAGGTTTGAACTTTCTGCCTTCACAAGAACAAATCATTATGTCATTGTTGCCTTGGAAACAGAGCTGAGCATGATGAATGTTTATTTGGAGCGACAGTGTGTCACGTGAAACCCATCAGATGATATTTTCACTGTAACACCAGAGAACAGCTGTATCTcgtgttttattttgagagGTATTAAGTATTAATATATCACGGAGACCAGAAAGTGAGCAAAACTACTTTCCATTCGCGACCCAGTTTAAGCGCCAGCTCTGTGTTTTATTCTGGAAGTCCCCCCCCCCGGCGTTCTCAGGTCGGTCCCGCGCGCTTGGCGCAGGTTTTTACGCACAGACTTTATGACCGTCAGGACTTTGCGCACGCCCTTTGGTCGCCTTGCTGTCATTAATCTGTGTTTTACAACAGCGGCAGTCAAACATGATCCTGTTGAATGAGCACTTTTGTGAACTGACCTTGGTGTAACAACAGCTGATGAGCAACAGCGGCAGCAGGTACCCGATCAGCAGGATGGTCACCTTGTAGGTGTGCCTGGAGGCTCCGGACCACGTCTCCCAACAGAAGGTGCTGTTGGGGGCGGTGGGGTGGTTGGTGAGGACCTGGTGCTGGGCCACCGGTACCGAGCACACCAGAGACAGCGTCCAGATGACGCACACCCCGGCCCGCGCGTTCCTGCGGCTCCGGACGCACGGGGACTTCCTGGAGAGCACCACGGCGATGTAGCGGTCCACGGACATGGCCACCAGCGTGAAGATGCTCACCAGCATGCTGACCGTGAAGAAGTAGTGCCCGAACTTACAGAGGAAGGCTCCGAACACCCACTCCGGCAGGGAGTAGATAGTGGCGTGGAAGGGGACGCAGAAGACCAGGAAGCTGAGGTCCGCCACGCTCAGGTTCAGGATGAAGATGTTGGTCGGGCTCCCGGGGCGCCTCCCCCCCCTTCCCCCGCCGCCTCCACCAGCTGGCCCTCCGCCGCTGTACCTCACCTTCCCGATCACCACCATGACCAGAGAGTTccccaccacccccaccacGAAGATCAGCCCGAACACCACCGGCACGATCACCGCCTCAGATCCGGACCCGCCGCCCTGCGCAGACCGGTTGGACTGCGGGAGCTCAGCCCAGCCAGAGGAGTCGTTTCCCGGCAGCAGCATGTTGGAGCTCCGCGAGGGGAGCTGGAGTAGAACGGAccgaggaggagcagaggaggactGTGACTGCCTGACTGAAGACCAGGTCCATGATCCGGATCAGAGAGCTACGGAGTCCGGACTCTACAGGCTGCTGGAGACACGGCAAGTTAGCGGAAACATCCACAGCTGTTTCCGATCAGGGGATTCCAAAGTAAAAGCATGGTGATTGACTGAACAATAATCAGAATGAATGTTTTTACTGAATGCCGAGTTCATACCTCATAAAGTTTACAGGAAATGACATTCAAACACGTGATGGTCAGTTTCCACCACAAACACCTGACAGATCTGTGTGTCCTCATCGCTCAGGGTCAAAAAGAGTCACCTGCCTCCACTGAAGACCGACACCAAGTCTCTGGATGCTTTCCTCAGGTGTCTCACGTCTCCAGATGATCCGGTCTGGAGTCACACCTGTGAGCCTTTTCCTGTCCTGAGCTCTGGAGTCCACTGATCAGTGACTTACAATAACCTCACCTTAATTAATGAGATGCAGAGATCAGCTGATAAAAGCAGTGTTTTCCATTAACAGACGATGAAAGAGCACAGATGGATTTTCCTGTTTACAACTCTTCATTTCCTCTCTGTTGATTTATGATATCAGAGAAACATGTTTacgactctgtgtgtgttggaacAGCCACGCAGTGGAGGCGGACTGTGTGGTGACGTCACTACAGGCAGCCTGCAAAGCACTGAGCTGAGGGTATGGCCGGGTGGCTGTGGGTCAGGTGGTAGAGCGGGTCGCCTGCTGATTACAGGGTCGGTGGTTcgatcctcacctcctcctggtggcagaagaagtcaggtgatgtagaATAAAGAGTAACAGAGTCTGTGTAGAGAGGTGGTGGGTGGATGAGCTGAGGTTCGATTCCCGCACACCAAAGGTGACATGTTTTAAgtcaaataacattttgtagatgACATACGTCACGTGACTGACTCGATGTagggggagaccgggtatggttgtaacatggggagactTGTAACAgcaccaattccaccaattagagataagataAAGATAGGAGTCATgagatcatttcagtatttacctgcTTCCTCCCCGATCAGCTGGAAACATTCAGAatatagagagagaaaaaaatgattttgaggtcagaaaatacattttatgaccaagactatattttgtttagtatctagactattgcagataaaattgtttgacttatatcagattgaaatgtagtttctcaggcaacatgtgatgcattttttcctttctaatttcaaaccactatgctaaAACAGCGAGCTaaacacctctttaaaaagCGCTACACATAAAACTAGAgacttttttgattttaatattttacagaggGCCTCTGCAGTCTGGGCCCCCCAGCCTGCTCTCCAGGGTTACTAGCAATCATCTGTCAGCTCTTTGACCTGTACTCCCCATTCAAATGTTGTTCACATggtgttcacatgttgttcacatgttgCCGTGTGTAACAGCACTCGATCTTTTCCATACTCCGTCTTCACCGGTGGAGAGGCCAGAGAAGCTTacgggcagcttgtgagaagtgctggtgcacaagaaaaagtcccggtacgccacTTCAAGctctgactgtgactctgattaggaatatacacacactgacacataaaTTTACATACAGATACTGTACATGCGTGCGAGTCATCAGACAGTCTGTCACAGTGAGCGAGAAACTTTGTTCTTTTATATCACTCCatgtttttgaagcatatctCAGAatgtggcatctatttttgcttcttttgtctaatTGTTATAACTtaccccagcatgtgttacaacAAGGGAACATAAACTCAcaaggtctgtgatattcttgtagaggattgaattggcgccatttgtagtgaacaaatgtgaaaagaaaagtaGAACAGTTTGAGAACTAGCTACAAAATTCAGTAAGAtatagttgctgaagcaaaaagtgttacagtCATACCCGCTCTCCTCTACTCACTTTAACCCAAACTACCATGTTTTCCAAACCTACCAAGCTACCACCGTTTTACAACCTTTACCACGTGTTAAACATCATTTGATTTACGTCACGTGCGGCCCGGTATGCCTGCCTCCGGACTGGTGCCTGCCAACGCTCTTACATTATAGTGAACGGTCGCATTTGTTGTTGTGGGACACATGACTATCGACCTGATTCCACGCTGCCTGTGTGTCAGtatctcctctctgtgtttccgCTCTGGTTTTGTGTCGGCCtgatttaaataaagatggactggcgacctgtccacggtgtaccccgcctttcgccccatgtcagctgggattggcttcagccccccgcgaccctgtatgcaggataagcagttgaagatggatggagggatggatggatgcatggtgcagtggataagacacatgtctttggtgtgagaaacctGGGTTTAACTCCATccactaatgtgtccctgagcaagacatttaacccctggttgctccagaggcgtgcgacctctgacatataaagcaattgtaagtggctttggataaaagtgtcagctaaatggatGGACTGGTGGTTTTGGGACTTCACCCTGAAGATAATGTGATGTAATGTAAACCTATGTGTGAGTTTAAACTAAAGTTTTCCAAAACCGAGGGACAACAGAAATATTATCTCCCATGACGTTACACAGTAGCCCTGTTCGCTGTGTATCACGGTTTGTGCTCACCATCATTAGCTTCTGTTGTGGTGACAGCTTGAAGAAAGTTCTCAGTATTAAACATTTATCAGTTTAAGTCTACGACCAGAACAGCTTCACCTTTCATGTGACGTTACTTAAATCCAAATGCTTTAAGATGGTTGTTTAGCTGTTTCTAAAAATGTATTCCCACGAGACCTCCCTGGAGAGTTGGGTCGCGTTGAAAAGGTCCCCCCTAACGTTAAATAGGTGATTACAGGCTACTGCAGTAAAGAAAAGGACAACGTTTGTAGAACGTGCTGGTTTGTTCCACTAAAGAAAAGTTGGGAACCCTGTAATCTTTTTGTGGTGACAGGGTTCTGGTTTTTGGGTTTAGTATTTTCCTGGGGAATTCTAGTCCATGCGTGTGTTTTAGTTTATTCATCACTTCCATGCTCTGCGTTCTATAGGTTGcttgttttcagttttactttttgaGATTCATTCCTTCTGTTCTTTCACTCCCTGCCTCAGTGTTCTCCTTCCTTGTTGATGGTTATGTTCTGTTTTGTCCGTGCGCTCTTGTTCCATGTTTTGTTGTCCTTGTGTATGTTTGCGTGCTTTACTTCCTTGTTCACATGCGTCTACCTTTGTTTCTGCCCTGATTCCTGATGTGTCTCAGTTACCCCGCCCCCCCTCGCCCCTTGGTTCTTGTCGGTTTGTTGGTTCACAGATGTTGCCTCGAGTCCCTGTCAGTCTCAGGGACAGTTTTTCCATTGCTTCTCAGAAATTTTTGTTCATTTGCCTGGATTACCTGCTTCACCACTcagctgctgtaaataaacactgaactGAACCTGCCGGCTTTGTGTCTGCATTCTGGGTCCAAATCCCCGCTTCCGGTTCCTGAGCTTGAAAAACTCATAACAGTGTGCCAGTTGAGTAGGTAGGGGAGACCGGGCACACGGGTAACACGGGTCACGTGTAACATGTCCAATTTCTCCAATAAGgaacatgttaacaatgacCTGAATCactttgcacatgctcagtttagACCTTGTTCCACATGAGAAAAGTAGCCCCCTGTGGCAGGCGATGCcaattttaaaaggaaaaaaaactgtttgtcTGTCACCGCTGTGAGGAtgcaagacaaacacacacactcatattcaGCTGGTGCACTTTTTGTtcaattgttttattatgtatGTAAGATACTTggatcacacacacgcacacacacactaattatgtttaataaaacaatagaaGTGTTACATAAAAAGCATTCAATATCATGTTTTTCTCATATTACTCATTATGTGATGTTACATTTCACCCcagtgtgtgttactgaaaCTGACTGGATTGTAACGTTTCACTCCTTGTGTTTGACACTAAACACTTGAAACTAGTTTGCATCACCATACCCGGTCTCTCCTGCTGATACAGGAGCAAGAGAACAAGATGAGCAGTTAGGGAGTGCAGGGGAAACACTGGGAACTACTGCAGTCAGAGGTTAAACTAACAGGAAGCTGCTTTCTTAAGAAGGGGTCCAGTATCACCGGCTGAACAACAACTTAAAGAGAACTACTGCTGTAGGTATTTTTAATTACAGGGTATTGTAATATTATGGTGTACATGAGTACATGTGTTGTGCAAACTGTACTTGGACACAAACTACACTGAATGAAGGACTTGTTAAATGTGAAGTTagattgtgtgttttgtaaaaagTCCTAAAATTCGATTAGATTTGAGCAAGACAAAGTCATGTGTCAGTGAAGTGAGTTGGCTTCACTTGTTTCTTCTACAAATGAACTGTTACTGTCATTTATTAGTGCAGGGATTTgccttctcctctctcttcctgaAACAAAGGAAACTGCTGAACAAACGTAATTACTG is a window from the Micropterus dolomieu isolate WLL.071019.BEF.003 ecotype Adirondacks linkage group LG20, ASM2129224v1, whole genome shotgun sequence genome containing:
- the galr1b gene encoding galanin receptor type 1b produces the protein MLLPGNDSSGWAELPQSNRSAQGGGSGSEAVIVPVVFGLIFVVGVVGNSLVMVVIGKVRYSGGGPAGGGGGGRGGRRPGSPTNIFILNLSVADLSFLVFCVPFHATIYSLPEWVFGAFLCKFGHYFFTVSMLVSIFTLVAMSVDRYIAVVLSRKSPCVRSRRNARAGVCVIWTLSLVCSVPVAQHQVLTNHPTAPNSTFCWETWSGASRHTYKVTILLIGYLLPLLLISCCYTKVLFHLHKKMKNMSKKSERSKRKTAQTVLLVVTAFTICWMPHHIIAMWVEFGTFPLNDASFAFRIVSHILSYGNSCVNPVLYAFLSENFRKACRQVFTCRFLSPPPEEKVVRFRMENFSTTHSTTNI